The following proteins come from a genomic window of Populus nigra chromosome 6, ddPopNigr1.1, whole genome shotgun sequence:
- the LOC133697700 gene encoding transcription factor GTE6-like codes for MEPSVFYFGNLPVRNPDGNDADTEGFKHSVDEIFQKVDKLEQRMNGVEQFYLDISKKQQSGSSKGGGSPIVKDKDKERHVTSIRKQQQDASKREAAAAKRMQELMRQFGTILRQITQHKWAWPFMQPVDVKGLRLHDYYEVIDKPMDFSTIKNQMEAKDGTGYKNVREISADVRLVFKNAMKYNDERSDVHVMAKTLLGKFEEKWLQLLPKVTEEEKRREDEEVEAKLDMQLAQEAAHAKIARDLSNELYEVDMHLEELRDIVVQKCRKMSTEEKRKLGVALTRLSPEDLTKALEIVARNNPGFQATAEEVDLDIDAQTESTLWRLKFLVKDVLEVQGKSAASTGGNNNNNNNKNTSNNNKRKREICDAIAKTAKKRSKKPSS; via the exons ATGGAACCGtcggttttttattttggtaatcTTCCGGTAAGAAATCCCGACGGCAACGATGCCGACACGGAGGGTTTCAAGCATAGCGTGGATGAAATTTTCCAAAAAGTTGATAAA TTGGAGCAAAGAATGAATGGGGTTGAGCAGTTTTACTTGGATATAAGTAAAAAGCAGCAGAGTGGTTCTTCGAAAGGTGGTGGTAGCCCGATTGtgaaagataaagataaagagaGGCATGTTACTAGTATTAGGAAACAGCAGCAAGATGCGTCGAAACGAGAGGCTGCTGCTGCTAAGAGAATGCAAGAGCTTATGCGCCAATTCGGTACCATATTGCGTCAA ATCACGCAGCACAAATGGGCTTGGCCTTTTATGCAACCTGTAGATGTTAAAGGTCTTAGGTTGCATGACTATTATGAG GTTATCGACAAGCCCATGGATTTCagtacaataaaaaatcaaatggaggCTAAGGATGGCACAGGATATAAGAATGTCAGAGAGATAAGTGCTGATGTGAGGTTAGTGTTTAAGAATGCAATGAAATATAATGATGAAAGAAGCGATGTTCATGTTATGGCCAAAACATTGCTGGGAAAATTTGAGGAGAAGTGGCTACAACTTCTGCCTAAAGTCACTGAAGAG gaaaaaagaagagaagacgaGGAAGTGGAGGCTAAATTGGATATGCAGCTTGCTCAGGAGGCTGCTCATGCTAAAATTGCTCGTGATTTGAGTAATGAG CTTTATGAGGTTGATATGCATCTGGAAGAGCTTCGGGATATTGTTGTTCAAAAGTGCAG AAAGATGTCCactgaagagaaaagaaagctcGGGGTGGCTCTTACGAGACTTTCTCCTGAAGATCTAACTAAAGCATTGGAGATTGTTGCTCGGAATAATCCAGGCTTCCAAGCAACTGCTGAAGAGGTGGATCTCGACATTGATGCTCAG ACTGAATCCACCCTGTGGAGGCTAAAGTTTTTGGTGAAAGATGTGCTGGAAGTCCAGGGAAAAAGTGCGGCAAGCACAGGTggcaataacaacaacaacaacaacaagaacacCAGCAATAACAACAAACGAAAAAGAGAGATTTGCGATGCTATTGCCAAAACTGCCAAGAAAAGGAGTAAAAAGCCCTCTTCTTGA
- the LOC133697699 gene encoding elongation factor 1-alpha-like, which translates to MGKEKTHINIVVIGHVDSGKSTTTGHLIYKLGGIDKRVIERFEKEAAEMNKRSFKYAWVLDKLKAERERGITIDIALWKFETTKYYCTVIDAPGHRDFIKNMITGTSQADCAVLIIDSTTGGFEAGISKDGQTREHALLAFTLGVRQMICCCNKMDATTPKYSKARYDEIVKEVSSYLKKVGYNPDKIPFVPISGFEGDNMIERSTNLDWYKGPTLLEALDQLQEPKRPSDKPLRLPLQDVYKIGGIGTVPVGRVETGFIKPGMVVTFGPTGLSTEVKSVEMHHEALQEALPGDNVGFNVKNVAVKDLKRGFVASNSKDDPAKEAANFTAQVIIMNHPGQIGNGYAPVLDCHTSHIAVKFAEILTKIDRRSGKELEKEPKFLKNGDAGMIKMIPTKPMVVETFSEYPPLGRFAVRDMRQTVAVGVIKNVEKKDPSGAKVTKSAAKKGAK; encoded by the exons ATGGGTAAAGAGAAGACTCACATCAACATCGTGGTCATTGGCCATGTGGACTCTGGAAAGTCGACCACCACTGGCCACTTGATCTACAAGCTTGGAGGTATTGACAAGCGTGTCATCGAGAGGTTCGAGAAGGAAGCTGCTGAGATGAACAAGAGGTCATTCAAGTATGCCTGGGTGCTCGACAAGCTCAAGGCTGAGCGCGAGCGTGGTATCACCATTGACATTGCCCTGTGGAAGTTTGAGACCACCAAGTACTACTGCACTGTCATTGATGCCCCTGGACATCGTGACTTTATCAAGAACATGATTACTGGGACTTCCCAGGCTGACTGTGCCGTGCTTATCATTGATTCCACCACTGGTGGTTTTGAAGCTGGTATCTCCAAGGATGGCCAGACCCGTGAGCACGCACTCCTTGCCTTCACCCTTGGTGTGAGGCAAATGATCTGCTGCTGTAACAAG ATGGATGCCACAACTCCAAAGTACTCCAAGGCAAGGTATGATGAAATTGTCAAGGAGGTGTCATCCTACTTGAAGAAGGTTGGTTACAACCCTGACAAGATTCCCTTTGTCCCCATCTCTGGATTTGAGGGTGACAACATGATTGAGAGATCTACCAACCTTGACTGGTACAAGGGCCCAACTCTCCTAGAAGCCCTTGACCAGCTCCAGGAGCCCAAGAGGCCCTCAGACAAGCCCCTCCGTCTCCCACTTCAGGACGTGTACAAGATTGGTGGTATTGGAACTGTCCCAGTGGGTCGTGTTGAAACTGGTTTCATCAAGCCCGGCATGGTTGTCACATTCGGTCCAACTGGACTGAGTACTGAAGTCAAGTCTGTTGAGATGCACCACGAGGCTCTCCAAGAGGCACTTCCCGGTGACAATGTCGGGTTCAATGTTAAGAATGTAGCTGTTAAGGATCTGAAGCGTGGTTTTGTTGCCTCGAACTCCAAGGACGATCCTGCCAAGGAGGCTGCCAACTTCACCGCCCAAGTTATCATCATGAACCATCCTGGGCAGATCGGAAACGGTTACGCCCCTGTCCTTGACTGCCACACCTCTCACATTGCTGTGAAGTTTGCTGAGATCCTCACCAAGATTGACAGGCGGTCTGGTAAGGAACTGGAGAAGGAGCCCAAGTTCCTGAAGAATGGTGATGCTGGTATGATCAAGATGATTCCCACCAAGCCCATGGTGGTGGAGACTTTCTCAGAGTATCCTCCACTTGGTCGTTTTGCTGTGAGGGACATGCGCCAGACCGTTGCTGTGGGAGTTATCAAGAACGTGGAGAAGAAGGATCCCTCTGGTGCTAAGGTGACCAAATCTGCTGCCAAGAAGGGTGCCAAGTGA
- the LOC133697698 gene encoding elongation factor 1-alpha isoform X3: protein MGKEKSHINIVVIGHVDSGKSTTTGHLIYKLGGIDKRVIERFEKEAAEMNKRSFKYAWVLDKLKAERERGITIDIALWKFETTKYYCTVIDAPGHRDFIKNMITGTSQADCAVLIIDSTTGGFEAGISKDGQTREHALLAFTLGVRQMICCCNKRVIERFEKEAAEMNKRSFKYAWVLDKLKAERERGITIDIALWKFETTRYYCTVIDAPGHRDFIKNMITGTSQADCAVLIIDSTTGGFEAGISKDGQTREHALLAFTLGVKQMICCCNKMDATTPKYSKARYDEIVKEVSSYLKKVGYNPDKIPFVPISGFEGDNMIERSTNLDWYKGPTLLEALDQIQEPKRPSDKPLRLPLQDVYKIGGIGTVPVGRVETGVIKPGMVVTFGPTGLSTEVKSVEMHHEALQEALPGDNVGFNVKNVAVKDLKRGFVASNSKDDPAREAANFTSQVIIMNHPGQIGNGYAPVLDCHTCHIAVKFAEILTKIDRRSGKELEKEPKFLKNGDAGMIKMIPTKPMVVETFSAYPPLGRFAVRDMRQTVAVGVIKNVEKKDPSGAKVTKSAAKKGAK, encoded by the exons ATGGGTAAGGAAAAGAGTCACATCAACATTGTGGTCATTGGCCATGTCGACTCTGGAAAATCAACCACCACTGGTCACTTGATCTACAAGCTTGGAGGTATTGACAAGCGTGTCATTGAGAGGTTCGAGAAGGAAGCTGCTGAGATGAACAAGAGGTCATTCAAGTATGCCTGGGTGCTCGACAAGCTCAAGGCTGAGCGCGAGCGTGGTATCACCATTGACATTGCCTTGTGGAAGTTCGAGACCACCAAGTACTACTGCACTGTCATTGATGCCCCTGGACATCGTGACTTTATCAAGAACATGATTACTGGGACTTCCCAGGCTGACTGTGCCGTGCTTATCATTGATTCCACCACTGGTGGTTTTGAAGCTGGTATCTCCAAGGATGGCCAGACCCGTGAGCACGCACTCCTTGCCTTCACCCTTGGTGTGAGGCAAATGATCTGCTGCTGTAACAAG CGTGTCATCGAGAGGTTCGAGAAGGAAGCTGCTGAGATGAACAAGAGGTCATTCAAGTATGCCTGGGTGCTCGACAAGCTCAAGGCTGAGCGCGAGCGTGGAATTACCATTGATATTGCCCTGTGGAAGTTTGAGACCACCAGGTACTACTGCACTGTCATTGATGCCCCTGGACATCGTGACTTTATCAAGAACATGATTACTGGAACTTCCCAGGCTGACTGTGCCGTGCTTATCATTGATTCCACCACTGGTGGTTTCGAAGCTGGTATTTCCAAGGATGGCCAGACCCGTGAGCATGCTCTTCTTGCTTTTACCCTCGGTGTGAAGCAAATGATATGCTGTTGTAACaag ATGGATGCCACCACTCCAAAATACTCCAAGGCAAGGTATGATGAAATTGTCAAGGAAGTGTCCTCCTACTTGAAGAAGGTCGGTTACAACCCTGACAAGATTCCCTTTGTCCCAATCTCTGGATTTGAGGGTGACAACATGATTGAGAGGTCCACCAACCTTGACTGGTACAAGGGCCCAACACTCCTGGAAGCCCTCGACCAGATCCAGGAGCCCAAGAGGCCCTCAGACAAGCCCCTCCGTCTCCCACTTCAGGATGTGTACAAGATTGGTGGTATCGGAACTGTCCCAGTGGGTCGTGTTGAAACTGGTGTCATCAAGCCCGGCATGGTTGTCACATTCGGTCCAACTGGACTGAGTACTGAAGTCAAGTCTGTTGAGATGCACCACGAGGCTCTCCAAGAGGCTCTTCCTGGTGACAATGTCGGGTTCAATGTTAAGAATGTAGCTGTTAAGGATCTGAAGCGTGGTTTTGTGGCCTCAAACTCCAAGGACGATCCTGCGAGGGAAGCTGCCAACTTCACCTCCCAAGTTATCATCATGAACCATCCTGGACAGATCGGAAATGGTTACGCTCCAGTCCTTGACTGCCACACCTGTCACATTGCTGTGAAGTTTGCTGAGATCCTCACCAAGATTGACAGGCGGTCTGGTAAGGAACTGGAGAAGGAGCCCAAGTTCCTGAAGAACGGTGATGCTGGTATGATTAAGATGATTCCCACCAAGCCCATGGTGGTGGAGACTTTCTCAGCGTATCCTCCACTTGGTCGATTTGCTGTGAGGGACATGCGCCAGACCGTTGCTGTGGGAGTTATCAAGAACGTGGAGAAGAAGGATCCCTCTGGTGCTAAGGTGACCAAATCTGCTGCCAAGAAGGGTGCCAAGTAA
- the LOC133697698 gene encoding elongation factor 1-alpha isoform X1 — protein MGKEKTHINIVVIGHVDSGKSTTTGHLIYKLGGIDKRVIERFEKEAAEMNKRSFKYAWVLDKLKAERERGITIDIALWKFETTRYYCTVIDAPGHRDFIKNMITGTSQADCAVLIIDSTTGGFEAGISKDGQTREHALLAFTLGVKQMICCCNKMDATTPKYSKARYDEIVKEVSSYLKKVGYNPDKIPFVPISGFEGDNMIERSTNLDWYKGPTLLEALDQIQEPKRPSDKPLRLPLQDVYKIGGIGTVPVGRVETGVIKPGMVVTFGPTGLSTEVKSVEMHHEALQEALPGDNVGFNVKNVAVKDLKRGFVASNSKDDPAREAANFTSQVIIMNHPGQIGNGYAPVLDCHTCHIAVKFAEILTKIDRRSGKELEKEPKFLKNGDAGMIKMIPTKPMVVETFSAYPPLGRFAVRDMRQTVAVGVIKNVEKKDPSGAKVTKSAAKKGAK, from the exons ATGGGTAAAGAGAAGACTCACATCAACATCGTGGTCATTGGCCATGTGGACTCTGGAAAGTCGACCACCACTGGCCACTTGATCTACAAGCTTGGAGGTATTGACAAGCGTGTCATCGAGAGGTTCGAGAAGGAAGCTGCTGAGATGAACAAGAGGTCATTCAAGTATGCCTGGGTGCTCGACAAGCTCAAGGCTGAGCGCGAGCGTGGAATTACCATTGATATTGCCCTGTGGAAGTTTGAGACCACCAGGTACTACTGCACTGTCATTGATGCCCCTGGACATCGTGACTTTATCAAGAACATGATTACTGGAACTTCCCAGGCTGACTGTGCCGTGCTTATCATTGATTCCACCACTGGTGGTTTCGAAGCTGGTATTTCCAAGGATGGCCAGACCCGTGAGCATGCTCTTCTTGCTTTTACCCTCGGTGTGAAGCAAATGATATGCTGTTGTAACaag ATGGATGCCACCACTCCAAAATACTCCAAGGCAAGGTATGATGAAATTGTCAAGGAAGTGTCCTCCTACTTGAAGAAGGTCGGTTACAACCCTGACAAGATTCCCTTTGTCCCAATCTCTGGATTTGAGGGTGACAACATGATTGAGAGGTCCACCAACCTTGACTGGTACAAGGGCCCAACACTCCTGGAAGCCCTCGACCAGATCCAGGAGCCCAAGAGGCCCTCAGACAAGCCCCTCCGTCTCCCACTTCAGGATGTGTACAAGATTGGTGGTATCGGAACTGTCCCAGTGGGTCGTGTTGAAACTGGTGTCATCAAGCCCGGCATGGTTGTCACATTCGGTCCAACTGGACTGAGTACTGAAGTCAAGTCTGTTGAGATGCACCACGAGGCTCTCCAAGAGGCTCTTCCTGGTGACAATGTCGGGTTCAATGTTAAGAATGTAGCTGTTAAGGATCTGAAGCGTGGTTTTGTGGCCTCAAACTCCAAGGACGATCCTGCGAGGGAAGCTGCCAACTTCACCTCCCAAGTTATCATCATGAACCATCCTGGACAGATCGGAAATGGTTACGCTCCAGTCCTTGACTGCCACACCTGTCACATTGCTGTGAAGTTTGCTGAGATCCTCACCAAGATTGACAGGCGGTCTGGTAAGGAACTGGAGAAGGAGCCCAAGTTCCTGAAGAACGGTGATGCTGGTATGATTAAGATGATTCCCACCAAGCCCATGGTGGTGGAGACTTTCTCAGCGTATCCTCCACTTGGTCGATTTGCTGTGAGGGACATGCGCCAGACCGTTGCTGTGGGAGTTATCAAGAACGTGGAGAAGAAGGATCCCTCTGGTGCTAAGGTGACCAAATCTGCTGCCAAGAAGGGTGCCAAGTAA
- the LOC133697698 gene encoding elongation factor 1-alpha isoform X2: MGKEKSHINIVVIGHVDSGKSTTTGHLIYKLGGIDKRVIERFEKEAAEMNKRSFKYAWVLDKLKAERERGITIDIALWKFETTKYYCTVIDAPGHRDFIKNMITGTSQADCAVLIIDSTTGGFEAGISKDGQTREHALLAFTLGVRQMICCCNKMDATTPKYSKARYDEIVKEVSSYLKKVGYNPDKIPFVPISGFEGDNMIERSTNLDWYKGPTLLDALDQIQEPKRPSDKPLRLPLQDVYKIGGIGTVPVGRVETGIIKPGMVVTFGPTGLSTEVKSVEMHHEALQEALPGDNVGFNVKNVAVKDLKRGFVASNSKDDPAKEAANFTAQVIIMNHPGQIGNGYAPVLDCHTCHIAVKFAEILTKIDRRSGKELEKEPKFLKNGDAGMIKMIPTKPMVVESFSEYPPLGRFAVRDMRQTVAVGVIKSVEKKEPSGAKVTKSAAKKGGK, from the exons ATGGGTAAGGAAAAGAGTCACATCAACATTGTGGTCATTGGCCATGTCGACTCTGGAAAATCAACCACCACTGGTCACTTGATCTACAAGCTTGGAGGTATTGACAAGCGTGTCATTGAGAGGTTCGAGAAGGAAGCTGCTGAGATGAACAAGAGGTCATTCAAGTATGCCTGGGTGCTCGACAAGCTCAAGGCTGAGCGCGAGCGTGGTATCACCATTGACATTGCCTTGTGGAAGTTCGAGACCACCAAGTACTACTGCACTGTCATTGATGCCCCTGGACATCGTGACTTTATCAAGAACATGATTACTGGGACTTCCCAGGCTGACTGTGCCGTGCTTATCATTGATTCCACCACTGGTGGTTTTGAAGCTGGTATCTCCAAGGATGGCCAGACCCGTGAGCACGCACTCCTTGCCTTCACCCTTGGTGTGAGGCAAATGATCTGCTGCTGTAACAAG ATGGATGCCACAACTCCAAAGTACTCCAAGGCAAGGTATGATGAAATTGTCAAGGAGGTGTCATCCTACTTGAAGAAGGTTGGTTACAACCCTGACAAGATTCCCTTTGTCCCCATCTCTGGATTTGAGGGTGACAACATGATTGAGAGATCTACCAACCTTGACTGGTACAAGGGCCCAACTCTCCTAGATGCCCTCGACCAGATCCAGGAGCCCAAGAGGCCTTCTGACAAGCCCCTCCGTCTCCCGCTTCAGGACGTGTACAAGATTGGTGGTATCGGAACTGTCCCAGTGGGTCGTGTTGAAACTGGTATCATCAAGCCCGGCATGGTTGTCACATTCGGTCCAACTGGACTGAGTACTGAAGTCAAGTCTGTTGAGATGCACCACGAGGCCCTCCAAGAGGCTCTTCCCGGTGACAATGTTGGGTTCAATGTTAAGAATGTAGCTGTTAAGGATCTGAAGCGTGGTTTTGTTGCCTCGAACTCCAAGGACGATCCTGCCAAGGAGGCTGCCAACTTCACCGCCCAAGTTATCATCATGAACCATCCTGGACAGATCGGAAACGGTTACGCCCCTGTTCTTGACTGCCACACCTGTCACATTGCTGTGAAGTTTGCTGAGATCCTCACCAAGATTGACAGGCGGTCTGGGAAGGAACTGGAGAAGGAGCCCAAGTTCCTGAAGAATGGTGATGCTGGTATGATTAAGATGATTCCCACCAAGCCCATGGTGGTGGAGTCTTTCTCGGAGTATCCTCCACTTGGTCGATTTGCTGTGAGGGACATGCGCCAGACCGTTGCTGTGGGTGTGATCAAGAGCGTGGAGAAGAAGGAACCCTCTGGTGCCAAGGTGACCAAATCTGCTGCCAAGAAGGGTGGCAAGTGA